GGAATTAGGTTGAACAAAGAATATCATTACAAGTTCTCTTTGGGCAATAACTAAACTAATAGGACATCCTGATAAGGTTATAGAACTTCTCTATAGTAGACGAAAAAGCCATCCCAATATCCATTGGCGGATGGCTTTTTCATGTATGACTCTCGTTAGATTATATCCTTTTGGCGTTACACCACTTCGTGCTTTACTCTCTCATCTATCTGCGACTTGCCCATTTAATTTTACGCGCAACTTCCACTCGCTGTAATTGCAAGAGACCGATCCGTTCCTCGAACTTCTTGCGTTCATCCATGGAATGAGCGGCATGAATCTGATGGCACAGACCTGTTAATTTGCTGTTAATATAATCAAAGCGTGTCCATAATTCCTCTTCAGGTGTGCGCTGCTGCTCCGTTGCCGTCTGAAATATTTTGAGTTGGTGGATTAAGGATTGCTGCCATTCCTGATCTTGAATTTGGATGGCAAAATGCAAAAGATCCAGATAGTCATCGATTTGCAACGAAACGCCGCAATCAGGTTTAGTGTTCATCGTCGTCTCTCCTTATTTCAGTACTTGGCTGGAATCAATTACTTCTATCTTACAGGAACAAGCCCACTGAAAGCGAGTGCTGAATGATTAAATTTTGGTATTTTTTTTATTTTTTTATGTTAAAACAGCTTTACATTTCCATTCGTTCCAATTCGGTTAACATTTGATATTGATGCATATGAAATATATGATAAAAACCCGCGTTAAGGAAGAACTTTTTCCCTTAAAACGGGTTTTACGTCATGATATATATTGTACACATATTTAAATCTCAGTCGTTTTTACCATCTCGCTGCTGTCTGGTCATCAATAACATGATAAACGAGATGATAATAATGGAAACAGTCCATGCCCAAGCCATGGTCTGATTGCCTGAATCCACAGCGACATAGATTGCTGTGGGTACCGTTTGTGTTTTACCCGGAATATTGCCTGCAATCATCAGTGTCGCTCCAAATTCCCCGAGTGCCCGGGCAAAGCCAAGGATGAAGGCAGTCATCAGTGCTCGCCCTGCGAGCGGCAAGGAAATGTAACGAAAGACCTGCCACTCATTGGCCCCAATCGAACGACCTGCATCTTCCAGATCCCGATCCACACCACTGAATCCCGATTTCATCGTCTGATACACAAGTGGAAAAGCAACCACCACCGCAGCAATCACCGCAGCCCACCAGGTGAAAATAACCGGTGCGGAAAATATGGCTTCAATCCATTGTCCAAGCAGACTTTTACGCCCCAGTATGACAAGTAACAGAAATCCGACCACCGTTGGTGGGAGAACTAGCGGCAGCATAAATGCTGTTTCCAGCAGAATCTTTCCCCGAAATGAAGTACGTGACATCTTCCAGGCTATCGCGATTCCGAACACAGTGGCCACCACGCTGGATAACAGCGCAACCTGAAGCGACAGGCGCACCGGTGACCAGAATACGGACCAGTCTATGGCGTTCATATTCATTCCGGAATTGTGAATCCATATTTCGCGAAGATATCCAGTACTTCAGGGGTTTGCAGGTATGCATAGAATTGTTCGGCCTCTGTGCGGTGTTTCGTTCCTTCAATAATGCCTATCGGATAATTGGCGGGTGTGTAGCTGTTCTTGTCCACCTCAAACGCAATTTTCACCTGATCTGAAGTAAGAGCATCCGTTTTATATACAAATCCGGCATCTGCATTACCTGTCTCTACATATTGAAGAACCTGTCTAACGTCTTTCCCCTGCACTAGCTTGCTTTCCAGTTCATCCCACAGCTTGGCATTGGTCAGAGCTTCCTTGGCATAGGTTCCCGCAGGCACACTTTCCGGAATGCCAATCGCTACCGTCTTGATGGAGTCATTGGTGAGATCCGTTTCGCCGGTTACGGTATTGGTCCCATCTGCTGGCACAATCGCCACCAGTGAATTCTGTAGCAGATTCTTCTGATCGCCCGATGCAATCAGGTTCTCATCCACTAGCGCATTCATATTTTTCGTTGCCGCCGATACAAAGATATCAGCCGGGGCGCCCTGTTCAATCTGCTGTTGCAAGGCACCCGAGGCGCCAAAGTTGAAATTAAGTTCTATATAAGGATTAGCTAGCTCATAATTGGTTTCAATCTCTTTCATCGCATCGGTCAGACTGGCAGCCGCAGAGATCGTCAGATCTACCGTTTCCTGAGGATCACTGTT
The window above is part of the Paenibacillus sp. 1781tsa1 genome. Proteins encoded here:
- the modB gene encoding molybdate ABC transporter permease subunit, with the translated sequence MNMNAIDWSVFWSPVRLSLQVALLSSVVATVFGIAIAWKMSRTSFRGKILLETAFMLPLVLPPTVVGFLLLVILGRKSLLGQWIEAIFSAPVIFTWWAAVIAAVVVAFPLVYQTMKSGFSGVDRDLEDAGRSIGANEWQVFRYISLPLAGRALMTAFILGFARALGEFGATLMIAGNIPGKTQTVPTAIYVAVDSGNQTMAWAWTVSIIIISFIMLLMTRQQRDGKND
- the modA gene encoding molybdate ABC transporter substrate-binding protein; the encoded protein is MRKRIGYVLGSMSLGLALVLAGCGASTSTTDTSTGAEGTTSTPAASGESSSAGNSDPQETVDLTISAAASLTDAMKEIETNYELANPYIELNFNFGASGALQQQIEQGAPADIFVSAATKNMNALVDENLIASGDQKNLLQNSLVAIVPADGTNTVTGETDLTNDSIKTVAIGIPESVPAGTYAKEALTNAKLWDELESKLVQGKDVRQVLQYVETGNADAGFVYKTDALTSDQVKIAFEVDKNSYTPANYPIGIIEGTKHRTEAEQFYAYLQTPEVLDIFAKYGFTIPE